The Sulfurimonas aquatica genomic sequence AAGCGAGTTTAATATCATTAAAGTAGAGAGTTCAAAATGTTGATCCTTAATAATCTCTATATTTTTCACACCTCCAGGTATGCTAATACTGCTTAAAAGAGTTAAGTTCTCATCATATATAATGACACCCGAGTCATAATCTGCAAGATATACCCTTCTCTGCCCATTTTCATCTATGGCAGTTGTCACATCAAGCATAATTCCACTTGCATCTAACTCATTAAGCAGTGATGCAGTTCCATTACTCTCAAGTGTAAACTCTTTAAGACCATAATCAACTCCAACAGCATAGACCTTGTCAGTACTATTTGTATCTAAGCGACTTAGTGTGATATTTTGGATGTTATATGTAGATGCAAAAATCTCTTTTTGAACTACTTCTCCCTCGAGTAAATCTAAAAAGTGTAAACCACTACTTTTAGTTGCAACAACAAGAGAGTCACTATCTATCCACTCTAGTGCAGTAATGGTTGAGGGGAGCTCATACCTATGCAGCTCTGTAACATTTTGCAAAGTTTTATTTAAATACTCAAAAGAGTAAAATAGAAGTTCATTTGCAGAAGCTACACAGATAAGAGAGTCTGCTCCATTTTGAGATATTTTTATAAGTGAAGTAGGATGATTTAGCTCAACAGCTTCGACCTGTTGGTATGTGCTGTTTGCTTTTATGGCACTCACTTCATCTATTGCTCTAAAAGTCCAACTAGTCATATTTGTATCGAAAGGGTTTGAGTACATATCTTCTATAGTCTCAAGTAACTCAATTGTATACTCTTTGTTATACTCTAGGCTCTCTAGAGGCTTAAAGGTCAATGTGGAGTTTAGAACCTTTGTACTTCCGTTTATCTCTACTCCATTTTCATCTAGCATCTTAAAGACTTTTGTTCCAGTACTAAACTTTGATAAAAGACGATTAAACTTAAGTGAAAAGTCCATACCAGTTCCCACAATCGAGCCATCTCCTGGCTTTATATCTACCAGCACTAAGGGAGAAGTCTCAACAGCATCGTCTCTAGTCTCAAATGAATGTATAAAATCCTCTTCAAGTGATAATCCAGAGAGATCTTTTAAATCTCTAGTTACAAAAAGAGTATAAGTGCTGTTAGGGTGAAAATATTTGTATGGAGTAAGTAGTACTTTATCGTTTTGCGCACTTAGTGCTTCTACAGATAAAGTAAAAGGCACTAACTGTTGCTCAGAGTCTACAAGATAAACTGTTGCATTATTCACACTGCTTGGATCTAACTTTGAGCCAAATTCTACTGCAATCTGATTAAATGTAGATACATCAAAAGAAGCAGGTGCTTTTTTGATTGATAGGTATCTTACTTCTGAAGATGGACTAGTCTCGTTTTGCAAAGAAGTTACTTCATTTTCACTAGTACATCCAATAATAAAAAAGCTAAGCATTAAACTCAATAATAAATTATACATATTTTCTCCTATTTAAATTAAAACTATATTTTTAATTATAGCGCTCTTTAGTGATTTTATGGTGATGAAAAAAACTACTATTTTCTTCTCATTTTAAATACAGGGCTAAACTCTTTATTTGGGTTTTCTATGTAGTCAAGACATCTTGCTATATAAAACTCATAAAGCTTACTAGGGTTCTCATTTTCCAATCTAAGAAAAATATCATATGCTTTATTTAACTCAGCTGAACGAAAGAGCTTTAATGCCTTAGCATACAAATCAAGCTCCTCATCTGGAATAAGCTTATTGCTACAAAGGACTTCATAAATCTCCACTACCTTATGTCTTCCTTTTACTTCAACAAAATCTATAGGTCTGATTCTGTATTCTCCCACTAGTTCTTGAAAAGTTGCATTAGAGATTAAAATTTGTGCATTATATAGTTTTGTCAAGCCCTCTAATCTCGATGCAAGGTTCACATTATCTCCAATAATAGTGTAATCAGATCTACCAACTGAACCCATGTCACCAGCTGTTACATTACCAGTATGTATGCCAATACCTATCATAATTTCCACATCATATTTAGGTTTTATAAAAGTGTTTATCTCTTGGAGCTTTTCTATCTGCTCTATTGCGCTTTGGACTGCTTTATCAGCATGGTTTTCAACCTTTACAGGAGCATTCCAGTAAGCCATAACGGCATCACCTATAAACTTATCTATCGTACCCTTATGCTCTACAATATTATCTACCATTGGGGTCATGTACTCATTTAACATCTTAATCAGCTTATCAGGAGAGCCAACTTTTTCAGAGATAGCGGTAAAGGAGCGGATATCACTAAAGAGTATACTTACCTCTACCTCTTTAGACTTTGTCAATTCATCACTAGAGTGCTTAAGTAAATAGTCCATAACCTCAGGAGAAACTTTTTTACCAAGTACTCTTTTTACCTCTTCTTTTTGTCCAGAGACCACAATGTAATCAATACCAACTGAGACAACTAATGTTAAAGAGTAAGCCATAAGAGGGAATAATATATTTATAAGTATTCCCTCTCCAAAAAGTAGCCAATAATAGAGTTCATAAAAACCGTATATACTTACAACAGCAATGGGAATTATAAACCATGAGCGTATAATGGCAAAGAGTATAGTAAAAAGAAAAATTGTTCCCCAGATAATCATTAAATCATAAACAACTATCTCAGCAGGTTTTCTTAAAAAATCACCTTGTAAAATATTATCAATGGCGTTGGCATGTACTTCAACTCCTGCAATTGCACTATCAAATGGTATAGACCGAAGATCAAAAAGTCCAACGGCAGAGGTTCCAATGATGACAAATTTATTTTCTATATCTGTAGAATTAAAATCTCCACTTAATATATCTGCCGCACTTACATGCTTAAAATACTTTCCTTTTCCCCTGAAGTTTACACTCAAACGCCCAACTTTGTCTAGCGGTACATTGTACTCACCAAAGACCACATTGCTCGCTCCAGCATCATCGCCAAAAACTTCTACCTTAGTTACTCCACTATATATACGGATCATCTCTAGCACTAAAGAGGGATATAAGACACCATCATATTTCATTAAAAGAGGAATACTTCGAATCATCCCTCCCTCATCGGGTGTATTATTAAAAAAACCACTTGAGTACATTGCATCTTGCAGGGTTTCTATATTTAAGACTATGCCCTTAGGCTGTAAAATAGTATCTTTTGTCATCCCTTTTTCTAAAAATATTGCTGGAATCATAGGTGTATTTTCTTCATCATTTTCATCAAAAGTAAAGATGAATCCACCTATTACAGGTGTTTGACTCAAGGTTGCAGCAAGTATTTCATCATAATTTTCCAGCTCATCTGAAAGCTCTGGAAATTTTTTC encodes the following:
- a CDS encoding cadherin-like domain-containing protein, producing MYNLLLSLMLSFFIIGCTSENEVTSLQNETSPSSEVRYLSIKKAPASFDVSTFNQIAVEFGSKLDPSSVNNATVYLVDSEQQLVPFTLSVEALSAQNDKVLLTPYKYFHPNSTYTLFVTRDLKDLSGLSLEEDFIHSFETRDDAVETSPLVLVDIKPGDGSIVGTGMDFSLKFNRLLSKFSTGTKVFKMLDENGVEINGSTKVLNSTLTFKPLESLEYNKEYTIELLETIEDMYSNPFDTNMTSWTFRAIDEVSAIKANSTYQQVEAVELNHPTSLIKISQNGADSLICVASANELLFYSFEYLNKTLQNVTELHRYELPSTITALEWIDSDSLVVATKSSGLHFLDLLEGEVVQKEIFASTYNIQNITLSRLDTNSTDKVYAVGVDYGLKEFTLESNGTASLLNELDASGIMLDVTTAIDENGQRRVYLADYDSGVIIYDENLTLLSSISIPGGVKNIEIIKDQHFELSTLMILNSLGKVFVASLDGTNLKSRMSVLSESKILNTYNDESFTSKVFFRASHNKILIGDVYSSLLTKESYIETNSSIIASDIYYSELKDVMFGISAQGSIETFEIVKDPTVLPVVRSSALSNTEDTVLIIKASDLILEYSGMDPLSIINVSNPTNATVSLNTDGDITFTPDKDFVGLASFSFTLSDGEVTTTATANVNMAAVNDAPLATADTATTLEDTPVVITSATLLANDTDADGDTLTITPSKCDCSS
- a CDS encoding CHASE2 domain-containing protein — translated: MKIYIYKILIAILLAISLSLAYLYMPQSFFSLDNRLRDFLFIIRGELPKNNQVVIVDIDEKALKEHGQWPWQRDLVSELLYNLSDAGAGIIGLDIVFAEEDRTSPHRFKKKFPELSDELENYDEILAATLSQTPVIGGFIFTFDENDEENTPMIPAIFLEKGMTKDTILQPKGIVLNIETLQDAMYSSGFFNNTPDEGGMIRSIPLLMKYDGVLYPSLVLEMIRIYSGVTKVEVFGDDAGASNVVFGEYNVPLDKVGRLSVNFRGKGKYFKHVSAADILSGDFNSTDIENKFVIIGTSAVGLFDLRSIPFDSAIAGVEVHANAIDNILQGDFLRKPAEIVVYDLMIIWGTIFLFTILFAIIRSWFIIPIAVVSIYGFYELYYWLLFGEGILINILFPLMAYSLTLVVSVGIDYIVVSGQKEEVKRVLGKKVSPEVMDYLLKHSSDELTKSKEVEVSILFSDIRSFTAISEKVGSPDKLIKMLNEYMTPMVDNIVEHKGTIDKFIGDAVMAYWNAPVKVENHADKAVQSAIEQIEKLQEINTFIKPKYDVEIMIGIGIHTGNVTAGDMGSVGRSDYTIIGDNVNLASRLEGLTKLYNAQILISNATFQELVGEYRIRPIDFVEVKGRHKVVEIYEVLCSNKLIPDEELDLYAKALKLFRSAELNKAYDIFLRLENENPSKLYEFYIARCLDYIENPNKEFSPVFKMRRK